One genomic segment of Thalassospiraceae bacterium LMO-SO8 includes these proteins:
- a CDS encoding metal-dependent hydrolase, giving the protein MDPLSQGALGAVLPLATRRRTQAAVAGGLGFIAGMMADLDVLIRSQTDTLLFLEYHRQFTHSLIFIPVGGLIAALLLHRPFRRWHGLTFLRTWMFCALGYGTHGLLDTATSYGTVLLWPFSDERFSWSIISIVDPLFTLPVLTFAAVGMVRRSGAWGRAALVWALVYLGLGAVQHRNALAMGHALAADRGHAPLRLEVKPSFANILVWKVIYETADRFHVDAVRAGIGAMVMPGMSVPRLDPARDFPWLRAESRQARDIARFARYSDGYVARDPVRPDRVIDVRYSFVPNEIAPLWSIGLRPGAAPEAHVTFETHRESVRARLPDLWRMIVTTMPWG; this is encoded by the coding sequence ATGGACCCGCTCAGCCAGGGCGCCCTCGGCGCGGTTCTTCCGCTTGCCACGCGCCGGCGCACCCAGGCCGCCGTGGCCGGTGGCCTCGGCTTCATCGCCGGGATGATGGCGGACCTGGATGTCCTGATCCGGTCACAGACCGATACCCTGCTGTTCCTGGAATATCACCGCCAGTTCACCCACTCCCTGATCTTCATTCCCGTGGGCGGGCTGATCGCCGCTCTGCTTCTGCATCGGCCGTTTCGGCGATGGCACGGCCTGACGTTCCTTCGGACATGGATGTTCTGCGCCCTGGGATACGGCACCCATGGGCTGCTCGACACGGCGACGTCCTACGGGACCGTGCTGCTGTGGCCGTTCAGCGATGAACGGTTTTCCTGGAGCATCATCTCCATCGTCGACCCCTTGTTCACGCTGCCGGTCCTGACGTTCGCCGCCGTCGGCATGGTCCGGCGCAGCGGCGCCTGGGGCCGGGCGGCCCTCGTCTGGGCGCTGGTTTATCTGGGGTTGGGCGCGGTGCAGCACCGCAATGCCCTGGCCATGGGCCATGCCCTTGCGGCCGACCGGGGACACGCGCCGCTGCGGCTCGAGGTCAAACCCAGCTTCGCCAACATCCTGGTGTGGAAGGTGATCTACGAGACCGCCGACCGCTTCCACGTGGATGCCGTGCGCGCGGGCATCGGCGCCATGGTCATGCCGGGGATGTCGGTTCCGCGGCTCGACCCGGCGCGGGATTTCCCGTGGCTGCGGGCGGAGTCACGGCAGGCGCGCGATATCGCGCGGTTCGCCCGATACAGCGACGGTTACGTGGCCCGTGATCCGGTCCGCCCCGACCGCGTGATCGACGTGCGCTATTCCTTCGTGCCGAACGAGATCGCGCCCCTGTGGTCGATCGGTCTCAGGCCCGGTGCCGCGCCGGAGGCACATGTCACCTTCGAAACGCACCGCGAGTCGGTGCGCGCGCGTCTGCCTGATTTGTGGCGGATGATCGTCACGACGATGCCCTGGGGCTGA
- a CDS encoding iron-sulfur cluster assembly scaffold protein, whose product MNGADDIYDARIKELAAKARDLGPVEHADCRHEADNFLCGDRVTVEVERDGDRIKALGGKVRGCLLTQAAAALAAQAAPGLDVAGLMNGIEQAKALMADGTPATGAWEGLNAFTPVHDARHRHDCVLLPFQALAACLDQTEPRDG is encoded by the coding sequence ATGAACGGTGCCGACGACATTTACGACGCGCGCATCAAGGAACTGGCGGCCAAGGCCCGCGACCTGGGGCCGGTCGAACACGCCGATTGCCGGCACGAGGCCGACAATTTCCTCTGCGGTGACCGGGTCACGGTCGAGGTTGAGCGGGACGGCGACCGCATCAAGGCGCTGGGCGGCAAGGTGCGTGGCTGTCTTTTGACCCAGGCCGCCGCCGCCCTGGCCGCCCAGGCGGCGCCGGGTTTGGATGTGGCGGGCCTCATGAACGGCATCGAACAGGCCAAGGCCCTGATGGCCGACGGCACGCCGGCCACGGGTGCTTGGGAAGGGCTCAACGCCTTCACGCCGGTCCATGATGCCAGGCACCGCCACGACTGCGTGCTGCTGCCGTTCCAGGCGCTCGCCGCCTGTCTTGACCAGACCGAACCTCGGGACGGCTGA
- a CDS encoding cysteine desulfurase, which yields MPVLSLRDQFPSLASGLAGTYLDNAAMTQIAGPVLARMAAFETGGRANVKRGIYPLATQATAAFEGARAALARYLGAGNPNEVVFTSGATAAINLVAQGFGAGLAAGDEIIIGEAEHHANIVPWQMLRDRAGVVLKVLPVDDAGHPRLDALDDLMTARTRLITVTHASNVTGAVTDVAAICDKARGKGVRVLVDGAQMAAHGPVDVVALGCDFYVVTGHKMFGPTGVGVLWARAEVLDGMTPFMGGGEMIRRVTFAETTYAPPPHRFEAGTPPVTQAVGLGAAADMLLGLDWPEIRAQEQVLFGILMERLAALGRVTVIGPGGNARRLPILSFTVTDAHPHDICELMGARGIALRGGHHCAQPLMDRFGIEATTRASLALYNVQGDIDAFTDALDETLKVLA from the coding sequence GTGCCCGTGTTGTCCCTGCGCGATCAGTTTCCCTCTCTGGCCTCGGGTCTGGCCGGCACCTATCTGGACAACGCGGCGATGACCCAGATCGCGGGCCCCGTGCTGGCGCGCATGGCGGCCTTCGAAACCGGCGGCCGGGCCAACGTGAAGCGGGGCATCTATCCCCTGGCGACGCAGGCGACGGCGGCCTTCGAGGGCGCGCGGGCGGCCCTGGCGCGCTATCTGGGGGCAGGGAACCCGAACGAGGTGGTGTTCACATCCGGGGCCACGGCGGCGATCAATCTTGTCGCCCAGGGCTTCGGCGCCGGCTTGGCGGCGGGTGACGAAATCATCATCGGTGAGGCCGAACATCACGCCAACATCGTGCCCTGGCAGATGCTGCGCGACCGCGCGGGCGTGGTTCTCAAGGTGCTGCCGGTCGACGACGCGGGCCATCCCCGGTTGGATGCCCTGGACGATCTGATGACGGCGCGCACCCGACTGATCACGGTGACCCATGCGTCGAACGTCACGGGGGCGGTGACCGACGTCGCGGCGATCTGCGACAAGGCGCGGGGCAAGGGCGTGCGCGTGCTGGTCGACGGCGCGCAGATGGCCGCCCATGGGCCTGTCGATGTGGTGGCCCTGGGCTGCGATTTCTATGTCGTCACCGGGCACAAGATGTTCGGGCCGACGGGCGTCGGCGTGCTGTGGGCGCGGGCGGAGGTTCTGGACGGCATGACGCCGTTCATGGGCGGCGGCGAAATGATCCGCCGCGTCACCTTCGCGGAAACCACTTATGCCCCGCCGCCCCACCGCTTTGAGGCCGGCACCCCGCCGGTGACCCAGGCCGTCGGCCTGGGCGCGGCGGCGGATATGTTGTTGGGCCTGGACTGGCCGGAAATCCGCGCTCAGGAACAGGTCCTTTTCGGCATCCTGATGGAACGGCTCGCGGCCCTGGGGCGGGTCACGGTCATCGGCCCGGGGGGCAATGCCAGGCGGTTGCCGATCCTGTCCTTCACCGTGACCGACGCCCATCCCCACGATATTTGCGAACTGATGGGGGCCCGGGGGATCGCCCTGCGCGGCGGCCATCATTGCGCCCAGCCGTTGATGGACCGTTTCGGGATCGAGGCGACGACCCGGGCCAGTCTGGCGCTCTACAACGTGCAGGGCGACATTGACGCCTTCACGGACGCCCTGGATGAAACATTGAAGGTGCTGGCATGA
- a CDS encoding XdhC family protein, with the protein MSLPTDQMLPADDVFDTAFAWRDAGKPVALATVVSTWGSSPRPPGSHLGVSADGEMTGSVSGGCIEGAVVKEALDILKGAPAQVLDFGVTDQQAWDVGLACGGAVKVLVRDFVPLIPLYTQARAALASGEPSALVTRLDSGETVALGAGDLPDTVAEAARKALKDDKSRAYSGDDGDWFIEIVAPPRRLIVVGAVHIAQALVPMAAMAGFRVTVVDPRRAYASDTRFPGVDVRTDWPDEALDDLKPDSRTAIVTLTHDPKLDDPALDRALRSPAFYIGSLGSSRTQAKRVERLAEVGFDEAAIRRIHGPIGLRIGAQSPAEIAVSILAEIIARMRGAAD; encoded by the coding sequence ATGTCCCTGCCCACGGATCAGATGCTGCCCGCCGACGACGTGTTCGATACCGCCTTTGCCTGGCGGGACGCCGGCAAGCCCGTGGCGTTGGCGACCGTGGTCTCGACCTGGGGGTCGTCGCCGCGTCCGCCGGGAAGCCACCTGGGGGTTTCCGCCGACGGCGAGATGACGGGGTCCGTCTCCGGCGGCTGCATTGAAGGCGCGGTGGTCAAGGAAGCCCTCGACATTCTCAAGGGTGCTCCGGCCCAGGTCCTTGATTTCGGCGTCACCGATCAGCAGGCCTGGGACGTGGGTCTGGCGTGCGGCGGGGCGGTCAAGGTGCTGGTCCGCGATTTCGTGCCCCTGATCCCGTTGTACACTCAGGCCCGCGCGGCTCTGGCCTCGGGCGAACCGTCGGCCTTGGTCACCCGTCTGGACAGCGGTGAAACGGTGGCGCTGGGCGCGGGCGATCTTCCCGACACGGTCGCCGAGGCCGCGCGCAAGGCGCTCAAGGACGACAAATCCCGCGCCTATTCCGGCGACGACGGCGACTGGTTCATCGAGATCGTGGCCCCGCCGCGCCGGTTGATCGTGGTCGGCGCGGTGCATATCGCCCAGGCCCTGGTGCCCATGGCGGCCATGGCCGGGTTCCGGGTCACGGTCGTCGATCCGCGCCGGGCCTATGCCTCCGACACGCGGTTTCCCGGCGTCGACGTGCGCACGGACTGGCCGGACGAGGCCTTGGACGACCTGAAGCCCGACAGCCGCACGGCCATCGTCACCCTGACCCATGACCCCAAGCTGGACGACCCGGCCCTGGATCGGGCGCTGCGCTCACCGGCGTTCTATATCGGCTCTCTCGGCAGTTCGCGGACCCAGGCCAAACGGGTCGAGCGTCTGGCCGAAGTCGGGTTCGATGAGGCCGCCATCCGGCGCATCCACGGGCCCATCGGGCTGCGCATCGGGGCGCAGTCGCCTGCGGAAATCGCCGTCAGCATCCTGGCCGAGATCATCGCCCGGATGCGCGGCGCCGCGGACTAG
- a CDS encoding carbon monoxide dehydrogenase subunit G: MDLKDQRRIAAPREAVFAALNDPDILAKAIPGCESLDKVSDTEFAAVVTAKVGPVRAKFNGQVTLSDLNPPESYTITGEGKGGAAGFAKGGAVITLVEDGDGTLLNYEVKADVGGKLAQLGGRLIEGTSKKLAGEFFSTFEQLVVERAGGVADDAAPAQPAPPAGEPMAPPSESGLGGKLWIPVAIAAAVAVAYVLSTMKLFG; this comes from the coding sequence ATGGATCTGAAGGACCAACGCCGCATCGCCGCCCCGAGGGAGGCCGTGTTCGCCGCCCTCAACGACCCGGACATCCTGGCCAAGGCCATTCCCGGCTGTGAAAGCCTGGACAAGGTTTCGGACACGGAATTCGCCGCCGTCGTGACCGCCAAGGTCGGGCCCGTGCGCGCCAAGTTCAACGGTCAGGTCACCCTGTCGGACCTCAACCCGCCGGAAAGCTATACCATCACCGGCGAGGGCAAGGGCGGCGCCGCCGGTTTCGCCAAGGGCGGGGCCGTCATCACCCTGGTCGAGGACGGCGACGGCACCCTGTTGAATTACGAGGTCAAGGCCGACGTCGGCGGTAAATTGGCGCAACTCGGCGGCCGCCTGATCGAGGGGACGTCCAAGAAACTGGCGGGCGAATTCTTTTCGACCTTCGAGCAACTGGTCGTCGAGCGCGCCGGGGGTGTCGCCGACGACGCGGCGCCGGCGCAGCCGGCCCCCCCCGCGGGCGAACCCATGGCGCCCCCGTCCGAGTCCGGTCTGGGCGGCAAGCTTTGGATTCCCGTGGCCATCGCCGCCGCAGTCGCCGTGGCCTATGTGCTGTCGACCATGAAGCTGTTCGGCTAG
- a CDS encoding nucleotidyltransferase family protein, with amino-acid sequence MAAVILAAGRSTRMAPVNKLTADYQGAALVRHAAEAALASRAAEVVVVTGHDADAVRAALVGLEVRFVANPDYATGLASSVKAGVAAVGPHATGAVILLGDMPGVTSAVIDALIRAFEGAGGAKICQPSYDGKPGNPVLWPATLFGEFDELSGDVGAKPLLARHKADVLGVDVGTDAIHMDIDTPTDLGA; translated from the coding sequence GTGGCCGCCGTCATCCTGGCGGCGGGGCGCTCGACCCGCATGGCGCCCGTGAACAAGCTGACTGCCGACTACCAGGGGGCCGCCCTGGTGCGGCACGCGGCCGAGGCGGCCCTGGCGTCCCGCGCGGCGGAGGTCGTGGTCGTCACCGGCCACGACGCCGATGCCGTGCGCGCGGCGCTTGTCGGATTGGAGGTGCGGTTCGTCGCCAACCCGGACTATGCGACGGGCCTGGCGTCCTCGGTCAAGGCCGGGGTCGCCGCCGTGGGGCCGCACGCCACGGGTGCGGTCATTCTGCTCGGCGACATGCCGGGGGTCACGTCGGCGGTGATCGATGCCTTGATCCGGGCTTTTGAAGGCGCGGGCGGGGCAAAAATCTGTCAGCCCAGCTACGATGGCAAGCCGGGCAATCCCGTGCTTTGGCCCGCTACCCTGTTCGGCGAGTTCGATGAGCTTTCCGGCGACGTCGGGGCCAAGCCGCTGTTGGCCCGCCATAAGGCGGATGTGTTGGGGGTGGACGTGGGCACCGACGCTATCCATATGGATATCGACACCCCCACCGATCTCGGTGCCTGA
- a CDS encoding (2Fe-2S)-binding protein yields MPEISLTVNGEQITKSVEGRTLLVEFIRETLKLTGTHIGCDTSQCGACTVHLNGQAVKSCTMLAAQADGAEITTIEGLAPEGQLNPMQKAFNDHHGLQCGFCTPGMVMRAMTLVKDNPNPTEADVRHGLEGNICRCTGYQNIVAAVLDGAKALRG; encoded by the coding sequence ATGCCAGAAATATCCCTAACCGTAAACGGCGAGCAGATCACCAAGTCCGTCGAGGGCCGTACGTTGCTTGTCGAGTTCATCCGCGAGACCCTGAAACTGACGGGCACGCACATCGGCTGCGACACCAGCCAATGCGGCGCCTGCACCGTGCACCTGAACGGCCAGGCCGTGAAAAGCTGCACCATGCTGGCGGCCCAGGCCGACGGCGCCGAGATCACGACCATCGAAGGCCTGGCCCCGGAAGGTCAGTTGAACCCCATGCAGAAGGCCTTCAACGACCATCACGGCCTGCAATGCGGGTTCTGTACCCCCGGCATGGTGATGCGCGCCATGACCCTGGTGAAGGACAACCCGAACCCGACCGAGGCCGACGTCCGCCACGGGCTGGAAGGCAACATCTGCCGCTGCACGGGGTATCAGAACATCGTCGCCGCCGTCCTCGACGGCGCCAAGGCGCTTCGGGGCTGA
- a CDS encoding xanthine dehydrogenase family protein subunit M, with protein MEDFNYMRPASLTDATAAHSNADDAMYMAGGQTLIPVLKQGLAMPTDVVDLNAVDGLAGIEVAGGFVTIGAMTRHAVVAASAEVKAAIPALTILAGGIGDAQVRNRGTIGGSLANNDPSADYPSAVMGLGAAIVTDRREIAAEDYFDGMFATNLEPGEIIKAVKFPVPEKAGYAKFPNPASRYALVGVFVAKTASGVRVAVTGAGQDGVFRATEIEDALNNSFSADALTGVTVPADDLMTDMHADAAYRANLIGVMAKRAVNQANGQG; from the coding sequence ATGGAAGATTTCAATTACATGCGGCCCGCGTCTTTGACCGATGCCACCGCCGCCCATTCCAACGCCGACGACGCCATGTACATGGCCGGCGGTCAGACGCTGATCCCGGTCCTCAAGCAGGGCCTGGCCATGCCCACGGACGTGGTCGACCTCAACGCCGTCGACGGCCTTGCGGGGATCGAGGTCGCGGGCGGCTTCGTGACCATCGGCGCCATGACCCGCCACGCGGTCGTCGCCGCCTCGGCCGAGGTCAAGGCCGCGATCCCGGCGCTGACGATCCTGGCCGGCGGCATCGGCGACGCCCAGGTGCGCAACCGGGGCACCATCGGCGGTTCGCTCGCCAACAACGACCCCTCCGCCGACTATCCCTCGGCGGTCATGGGCCTGGGCGCGGCCATCGTCACCGACCGGCGCGAGATCGCCGCCGAGGACTATTTCGACGGCATGTTCGCGACCAACCTGGAGCCCGGCGAGATCATCAAGGCGGTCAAGTTCCCGGTCCCCGAAAAGGCCGGCTACGCCAAGTTCCCCAACCCGGCGTCGCGCTATGCCCTGGTCGGCGTGTTCGTCGCCAAGACCGCATCGGGTGTCCGCGTCGCGGTTACCGGGGCGGGCCAGGACGGCGTGTTCCGTGCAACGGAAATCGAAGACGCCTTGAACAACAGTTTTTCAGCCGACGCCCTGACCGGCGTCACCGTGCCCGCCGACGACCTGATGACCGACATGCATGCCGACGCGGCCTACCGCGCCAATCTGATCGGCGTCATGGCCAAACGGGCCGTCAATCAGGCCAACGGGCAAGGCTGA
- a CDS encoding xanthine dehydrogenase family protein molybdopterin-binding subunit produces the protein MSNVKIGESLKRFEDHRFLTGHGRYIDDINLDGQTRAVVVRAAYAHATINAIDTSAALAMDGVLLVVTRDDWLREGFKPMPTKSGVKNNADGTPLKEPPRHALAIDRVRYVGEPVALVVAETLQQAQAAAEAVDVDYDELPAVTDPVEALKPGAPQLWDDIPNNLCLNFELGDKAGTDKAFAEADHVVSLDVLNNRVTAVPIETRGCVAAYDAAADKYTLWNASQNVHANRDTFAEVLNIDKSQLDHIAPDVGGGFGAKNSGYPEPSLCLYAAKRLGRPVKWINSRSESFLSDTHGRGQSSRVELALTKDGKFLALRTTTVGGIGAYAWTVGPFTPTGGSARTQGGPYHFPAMHYWGRAVLTNTAPMDPYRGAGRPEATFQTERIVEYAARKLGFDPIELRRKNLMPKEMLPHKTPMGLDVDSGDFPLLFEETLKMAEKADLNALKAKAEAAGKKYGFAIAPYLECTGGGPKEHAGVTFNKDGSIDLAVGTSSTGMGHETSLAQILAANLGVDMERIKFRQSDTTATPLGGGHGGSRGMEVGGNAVQQAAQEIIELAKPVAARLLQSETDQVEFEDGTFRAGASTVSMNDVIDASMDKDKLPEGMDEGCLDHSSVFERGVISIPNGVHAAAVAVDPETGTVEFLGYWVMDDFGTIINPMLADGQVMGGVAQGIGQAFLENIVYDPDNGQLVTGSLMDYGLPHADEIPNMEIGYYEGAPTKKNPLGVKGAGEAGCVGACPAAVNAVLDALKDYGVTHIDMPLTPQKVWKAIQAKGAFDPKGLLGDAA, from the coding sequence ATGAGCAACGTAAAAATCGGCGAATCCCTCAAGCGGTTCGAGGACCATCGTTTTCTGACCGGCCACGGCCGCTACATCGACGACATCAATCTGGACGGCCAGACCCGCGCCGTCGTGGTGCGCGCGGCCTATGCCCACGCCACCATCAACGCCATCGACACCTCGGCGGCCCTGGCCATGGACGGCGTGCTTCTGGTCGTCACCCGCGACGACTGGCTGCGCGAGGGCTTCAAGCCCATGCCGACCAAGTCCGGCGTGAAGAACAACGCCGACGGCACGCCGCTGAAGGAACCGCCGCGTCATGCCCTGGCCATCGACCGGGTGCGCTACGTGGGTGAGCCGGTGGCCCTGGTCGTCGCCGAAACCCTTCAACAGGCCCAGGCGGCGGCGGAAGCGGTCGATGTCGATTACGACGAACTGCCCGCCGTGACCGATCCGGTCGAGGCGCTGAAGCCCGGCGCCCCCCAATTGTGGGACGACATCCCGAACAACCTGTGCCTGAATTTCGAGCTGGGCGACAAGGCCGGCACGGACAAGGCCTTCGCCGAGGCCGACCACGTGGTCTCCCTCGACGTGCTGAACAACCGGGTCACCGCCGTGCCGATCGAAACACGCGGCTGCGTCGCCGCCTATGACGCAGCGGCAGACAAGTACACCCTGTGGAACGCCTCACAGAACGTGCACGCCAACCGCGACACCTTCGCCGAGGTCCTGAACATCGACAAAAGCCAGCTCGACCACATCGCCCCCGACGTGGGCGGCGGCTTCGGGGCCAAGAACTCGGGCTATCCGGAACCGTCCCTCTGCCTCTATGCGGCGAAGCGCCTGGGCCGCCCGGTGAAGTGGATCAATTCGCGCTCGGAAAGTTTCCTCTCGGACACCCACGGCCGCGGCCAGTCGTCCCGCGTGGAACTGGCGCTGACCAAGGACGGCAAGTTCCTCGCCCTGCGCACGACGACCGTCGGCGGCATCGGCGCCTATGCCTGGACCGTCGGGCCGTTCACGCCCACGGGGGGCTCCGCCCGCACCCAGGGCGGCCCGTACCATTTTCCGGCCATGCACTATTGGGGCCGCGCGGTGCTGACCAACACGGCCCCCATGGACCCCTACCGGGGGGCCGGCCGGCCGGAGGCGACGTTCCAGACCGAACGCATCGTCGAATACGCCGCGCGCAAGCTGGGGTTCGATCCCATCGAGCTGCGGCGCAAGAACCTGATGCCCAAGGAAATGCTGCCGCACAAGACGCCCATGGGCCTCGACGTGGACTCCGGCGACTTCCCGCTGTTGTTCGAAGAAACCCTCAAAATGGCGGAAAAGGCCGACCTGAACGCGCTGAAGGCCAAGGCCGAGGCCGCCGGCAAGAAATACGGCTTCGCCATAGCCCCCTATCTGGAATGCACGGGCGGCGGGCCGAAGGAGCACGCGGGCGTGACCTTCAACAAGGACGGCTCGATCGACCTTGCCGTCGGCACGTCCTCCACGGGCATGGGGCACGAAACCTCCCTGGCCCAGATTCTCGCCGCCAACCTGGGCGTCGATATGGAGCGCATCAAATTCCGCCAGTCCGATACGACGGCCACGCCCTTGGGCGGCGGCCATGGCGGCTCGCGCGGGATGGAGGTCGGCGGCAACGCCGTCCAGCAGGCCGCGCAGGAAATCATCGAACTGGCCAAGCCCGTCGCCGCCCGCCTGTTGCAGTCGGAAACGGACCAGGTCGAGTTCGAGGACGGCACCTTCAGGGCCGGGGCCTCGACGGTGTCCATGAACGACGTGATCGACGCCTCCATGGACAAGGACAAGCTGCCCGAGGGCATGGACGAGGGCTGCCTGGACCATTCGTCGGTGTTCGAACGGGGCGTCATCTCGATCCCCAACGGCGTTCATGCGGCGGCCGTCGCGGTCGACCCGGAAACGGGCACGGTCGAATTCCTGGGTTACTGGGTGATGGACGACTTCGGCACCATCATCAACCCCATGCTGGCCGACGGCCAGGTCATGGGCGGCGTCGCCCAGGGCATCGGCCAGGCCTTCCTGGAAAACATCGTCTATGACCCGGATAATGGCCAGTTGGTGACCGGCTCGCTCATGGATTACGGCCTGCCCCATGCCGACGAGATCCCCAACATGGAGATCGGCTATTACGAGGGTGCTCCGACTAAGAAGAACCCGCTCGGCGTCAAGGGCGCGGGCGAAGCCGGCTGCGTCGGCGCCTGCCCGGCGGCGGTCAACGCGGTGCTCGACGCACTGAAGGATTACGGCGTCACCCATATCGACATGCCGCTGACGCCGCAGAAGGTGTGGAAGGCGATCCAGGCCAAGGGCGCCTTCGATCCCAAGGGACTGCTCGGCGACGCCGCCTGA
- the dgoD gene encoding galactonate dehydratase has protein sequence MKITKITPKLISKYLFVEIETDAGITGLGECGSWGQLEAAQTAVEKFADYLIGKDPGPIEHHWNVMHRFSHFRGAAICGAISAIDIALWDIKGQALGQPIHALLGGPTRTKARVYGHVKAETKDEMVANCKKMQDLGFTAVGHFNPFLDEDRDKPYYKSHARKIDDAVAVVAAVRDACGPDLDLCIEIHRRLTPAEAVVFAQELEPLRPMFYEDPIRPDSHDAMARVKDRISIPLATGERFNSIYDFQALLTREGVDYVRISACLCGGITGARKIAALAEAHDVQVIPHNPLSPVCLFAELQLDAAIPNFAIQEYPTVGVGFEDKGTSNEPGTELADKAVVTNVPTFKDGFVDIPTAPGLGVKLAPGAAENFPPFPRKVRMRPHADGFIVDQ, from the coding sequence ATGAAGATCACGAAAATCACACCCAAGCTGATCAGCAAGTACCTGTTCGTCGAGATCGAAACCGACGCCGGGATCACCGGCCTGGGCGAATGCGGCAGCTGGGGCCAGTTGGAAGCGGCCCAGACGGCGGTCGAGAAGTTCGCCGACTACCTGATCGGCAAGGACCCGGGACCGATCGAGCACCATTGGAACGTCATGCATCGGTTCAGCCATTTCCGGGGCGCGGCCATCTGCGGCGCGATTTCGGCCATCGACATCGCCCTTTGGGACATCAAGGGCCAGGCCCTGGGCCAGCCCATCCACGCGTTGCTGGGCGGGCCGACCCGCACCAAGGCCCGCGTCTACGGCCATGTAAAGGCGGAAACCAAGGACGAGATGGTCGCCAACTGCAAGAAGATGCAGGATCTGGGTTTCACCGCGGTCGGCCATTTCAATCCGTTCCTGGATGAAGACCGCGACAAGCCCTATTACAAAAGCCACGCGCGCAAGATCGACGACGCCGTCGCCGTGGTCGCCGCCGTGCGCGACGCCTGCGGCCCGGACCTCGACCTGTGCATCGAGATCCACCGCCGCCTGACCCCGGCCGAGGCCGTGGTGTTCGCCCAGGAACTGGAGCCCCTGCGCCCCATGTTCTACGAAGACCCCATCCGCCCCGACAGCCACGACGCCATGGCGCGGGTCAAGGACCGCATCAGCATTCCGCTGGCGACCGGCGAACGGTTCAATTCAATCTACGATTTCCAGGCGCTGTTGACCCGCGAAGGCGTCGATTACGTGCGCATTTCCGCCTGCCTGTGCGGCGGCATCACCGGGGCGCGCAAGATCGCCGCCCTGGCCGAGGCCCATGACGTGCAGGTCATCCCGCACAACCCTCTGTCGCCCGTGTGCCTGTTCGCCGAACTGCAGCTGGACGCCGCGATCCCCAACTTCGCCATTCAGGAATATCCCACGGTCGGCGTCGGGTTCGAGGACAAGGGCACGTCCAACGAGCCGGGCACCGAATTGGCCGACAAGGCCGTGGTGACCAACGTGCCGACGTTCAAGGACGGCTTCGTCGACATCCCGACCGCGCCGGGCCTGGGCGTGAAGCTCGCCCCCGGGGCGGCGGAGAACTTCCCGCCGTTCCCGCGCAAGGTCCGCATGCGCCCCCATGCGGACGGCTTCATCGTCGATCAGTAG
- the leuD gene encoding 3-isopropylmalate dehydratase small subunit, giving the protein MEPFTRVTGIAAPLTLPNIDTDVIMPKQFLKRIDREGLAEGVFHDLRGRDGGLNPDFILNKPAYRDACFLVAGENFGCGSSREHAVWGLMQAGVRAVLAPSFASIFFGNCEKNGLLAIVLPGPVFGRIAALVEDPATNRMTIDLTEQTIALADGERIAFAIEPERRENLLSGRDHVAHTLEFTDDIRAFEADHRRRNTWFVGERRKRA; this is encoded by the coding sequence ATGGAGCCCTTCACCCGGGTGACCGGCATCGCGGCGCCCCTGACGCTGCCGAACATCGATACCGACGTGATCATGCCCAAACAGTTCCTGAAACGGATCGACCGCGAAGGACTGGCCGAGGGCGTGTTTCATGATCTGCGGGGCCGGGACGGGGGCCTGAATCCCGATTTCATCCTGAACAAACCCGCCTACCGCGACGCCTGTTTCCTGGTCGCGGGAGAGAATTTCGGATGCGGGTCCAGCCGGGAGCACGCCGTTTGGGGATTGATGCAGGCCGGTGTCCGCGCGGTCCTGGCCCCCAGCTTCGCCAGCATCTTTTTCGGCAACTGTGAAAAGAACGGCCTGTTGGCCATCGTTCTGCCGGGCCCGGTGTTCGGCCGCATTGCGGCGCTGGTCGAAGATCCCGCGACCAACCGCATGACGATCGACCTGACGGAGCAGACGATCGCGCTTGCCGACGGGGAACGGATCGCCTTCGCCATCGAACCCGAACGGCGGGAAAACCTGCTGTCCGGCCGCGATCATGTGGCCCATACGCTCGAATTCACGGATGACATCCGTGCGTTCGAGGCCGATCACCGCCGCCGGAATACCTGGTTTGTCGGAGAGCGCCGCAAACGGGCCTGA